In a single window of the Mucilaginibacter defluvii genome:
- a CDS encoding DUF3347 domain-containing protein produces the protein MKRLFLTAAVAAMFFAAACNQPASKKAEQTQRDTAAVAANAALPDKDNVTEVLNSYIALKNDLVKSDGAASKKSAEKLQQELIEVKGCNEAATLAGSIAATDKVDEQRKAFLTLSKDVITLAKGIKTGKPAFVAYCPMANEGKGGYWLSEAKEIKNPYYGDAMLECGEVKEELK, from the coding sequence ATGAAAAGACTTTTTTTAACTGCCGCTGTAGCCGCTATGTTTTTTGCCGCTGCCTGTAATCAACCCGCCTCAAAAAAAGCGGAGCAAACCCAACGAGATACCGCTGCCGTGGCAGCAAACGCGGCGTTACCTGATAAGGACAATGTAACAGAGGTGCTTAACTCATACATCGCGTTAAAAAATGACCTGGTAAAATCAGACGGTGCCGCAAGCAAAAAAAGCGCTGAAAAATTGCAGCAGGAGCTGATTGAAGTAAAAGGCTGCAACGAAGCGGCAACTTTAGCCGGTTCCATTGCCGCAACGGATAAGGTGGATGAGCAGCGTAAAGCCTTTTTAACTTTAAGCAAGGATGTAATTACCCTGGCTAAAGGCATTAAAACGGGCAAGCCCGCCTTTGTGGCCTACTGCCCGATGGCCAATGAAGGTAAAGGCGGTTACTGGCTTTCAGAAGCTAAGGAGATTAAAAATCCTTACTACGGCGATGCCATGCTGGAGTGCGGCGAAGTAAAAGAGGAACTTAAATAA
- a CDS encoding PAS domain-containing hybrid sensor histidine kinase/response regulator produces MSLNNRLVLLIHNDRSIYRLLLIALCIASPAFHFLCRQDFPDPLDLRLLNSGICLGTIGLSFIKNKYYFKTGLYVTILSHLALNNYWLLSHSQFSPLYIFSSVVVFMGLAIFCIRQYEFVAVTAVNLGLVLSAYLVSETPGIGIFSLVGLLITFTITGYIIFIVRMVYRLKLKKAVDSLTKTNSSLRLSEQKLRDSRNQLHSLINSINDIVFEIDENRRALNIWYDEKKPLHFDPKVFFDSRMADLVNKERSQPLSNAIDFVIQNHEATSIEFRSIFGIDKWFAAKISPVYDRQANYTGRISIAITDITNQKDYEQALQTNQELLLEAQTIAKLANWWHDDITGESHWSPYLFTIFEIDGLPAGLSHEQYYLSRVHPDDFAATQHFMQNLGSSDVNTFEHKLITEKGTLKYLKIIRGDVSYTDDGLVKRISGVTQDITEVRLSEKSAKISRAELIEAQTIAKIGNWKYEFAGKSFSWSDEICNIYDITEKEIPLNNFVREFFKHVHPDDRQLLYKLLKEPLSAIGRSFEYRIVLPDASIKHMSLIIGKVMRRDGILRKIIGTLQDITERKKAEFESERTRNKYRLVLESVKLAALTVDNNGKVTFCNGHLAGILGMSPEEVIGHNWTERFVPAQFRETLNGWLINNSYETHYINPVICKDGSEIIISWQNTMSFDEHGNLIEITSIGEDITDRQKATQELISAKEDAERSSKFQSDFLSTMSHEIRTPMNAVIGITNLLLAENPKQDQLEYLNTLKFSGDNLLAIINDILDYNKIEAGKFNLIKQPVNLIQLAQNIWQSFLPRAGQQGIELKLITDSQLPELIQADPVRLSQILNNLIGNSIKFTHQGSVTIQIDNAPQASPGVTDVVFTITDTGIGIAPESLPDIFDPFIQDMHHHNTMGGTGLGLAITKRLVNLHNGDIDVTSTLNKGTKFTIKIPFEIVEVKKISNNSEKKLENLSNNLSDVRILVVDDNKMNLLIASKFLRKWGAMVDEADNGQTAVEKSAQTTYNMIIMDLQMPVMDGFEATRIIKQTHPRVPVIALTADAMPDTYTKAFEAGMDDYLTKPFLPETLFEKVSKYRHIMGPIL; encoded by the coding sequence ATGTCTCTAAATAACAGGCTTGTATTATTAATACATAATGACAGGAGTATATACCGCCTGCTGCTTATCGCCTTGTGTATAGCAAGCCCTGCCTTCCATTTTTTATGCCGCCAGGATTTTCCCGATCCGCTTGATCTCCGGTTGCTTAACAGTGGCATTTGCCTGGGCACTATCGGCCTGTCGTTCATCAAAAATAAATATTATTTTAAAACGGGTTTATACGTTACCATTCTAAGCCACCTGGCGTTAAACAACTACTGGTTGCTGTCGCATTCGCAATTCAGCCCGCTCTACATATTCAGCTCGGTGGTTGTATTTATGGGGCTGGCCATATTTTGTATCCGGCAGTATGAATTTGTAGCGGTTACGGCAGTTAACCTCGGGCTGGTGCTCAGCGCTTATTTAGTGTCCGAAACTCCGGGCATAGGCATATTTTCATTAGTAGGGTTGCTTATAACCTTTACTATAACTGGTTACATTATATTTATTGTAAGGATGGTATACCGGCTTAAACTGAAAAAAGCCGTAGATTCGCTAACCAAAACAAACAGCTCCTTAAGGTTAAGCGAGCAAAAACTCCGCGACAGCCGCAACCAGTTGCACTCGCTTATTAACTCCATCAATGATATAGTTTTTGAGATTGACGAAAACCGCCGGGCCTTAAACATCTGGTACGACGAAAAAAAGCCGCTTCATTTTGATCCGAAAGTTTTTTTTGATAGCCGTATGGCTGACCTGGTAAATAAAGAAAGAAGCCAGCCACTATCAAACGCTATTGACTTTGTTATTCAAAACCACGAAGCTACCTCTATCGAATTCCGGTCTATCTTTGGCATCGATAAGTGGTTTGCTGCCAAGATCAGTCCGGTGTATGACAGGCAGGCCAACTATACCGGCCGCATATCCATCGCGATAACTGATATTACCAACCAAAAAGATTACGAACAGGCGCTGCAAACCAACCAGGAGTTGCTACTTGAGGCGCAAACCATTGCCAAACTGGCCAACTGGTGGCACGATGATATTACAGGCGAGAGCCATTGGTCGCCGTACCTGTTTACCATTTTTGAGATTGACGGCTTACCGGCCGGCCTTTCACATGAGCAATACTATCTGTCGCGCGTGCACCCTGATGACTTTGCGGCAACCCAGCATTTTATGCAAAACCTGGGCTCAAGCGATGTAAATACGTTTGAACATAAGCTGATCACCGAAAAAGGTACGCTTAAATACCTTAAAATTATACGCGGCGATGTTAGCTACACGGATGACGGACTGGTAAAACGCATTTCGGGCGTTACGCAGGATATTACGGAAGTTCGTCTGTCTGAAAAATCGGCCAAGATCAGTCGGGCGGAATTAATTGAGGCGCAAACCATTGCCAAGATCGGTAACTGGAAATATGAATTCGCCGGCAAAAGCTTCTCCTGGTCTGACGAGATTTGCAACATTTATGACATAACTGAAAAGGAAATCCCGCTGAATAACTTTGTTCGCGAGTTTTTTAAACATGTACACCCCGACGACCGGCAATTACTGTACAAGCTGTTAAAGGAACCGCTGAGCGCTATCGGACGTTCATTTGAATACCGCATAGTTTTACCCGACGCAAGCATCAAGCACATGAGCCTCATCATAGGTAAGGTTATGCGGCGCGATGGTATCCTGCGCAAAATAATCGGTACGTTGCAGGATATAACCGAGCGCAAAAAGGCCGAGTTTGAATCGGAGCGTACACGCAACAAGTACCGCCTGGTGTTGGAGAGTGTAAAACTCGCCGCGCTTACCGTAGATAATAACGGCAAGGTTACGTTTTGCAACGGGCACCTGGCAGGTATACTCGGCATGTCGCCGGAAGAGGTAATCGGCCACAACTGGACGGAACGTTTTGTGCCTGCCCAATTCAGGGAAACACTTAACGGGTGGCTAATAAACAACAGCTACGAAACGCATTATATAAACCCGGTTATTTGTAAGGATGGCAGCGAGATAATTATAAGCTGGCAAAATACCATGAGCTTTGACGAACATGGCAACCTGATTGAAATTACCTCAATTGGCGAAGACATTACCGACCGCCAAAAGGCTACCCAGGAGTTGATCTCGGCTAAAGAGGATGCCGAACGCTCATCTAAATTCCAGTCGGATTTCCTTTCTACCATGAGCCACGAGATACGGACGCCGATGAACGCCGTGATTGGCATTACCAATTTACTTTTGGCAGAAAACCCAAAACAGGATCAGTTGGAATACCTGAATACGTTGAAATTTTCAGGCGATAACCTGCTGGCTATTATAAATGATATACTGGACTATAATAAAATAGAGGCGGGCAAGTTTAACCTGATAAAGCAGCCGGTAAACCTGATACAGCTTGCTCAAAATATATGGCAATCGTTTTTACCGCGCGCGGGCCAACAGGGCATTGAGCTTAAACTGATAACCGATAGCCAACTGCCCGAACTTATACAAGCTGACCCGGTGCGTTTGAGCCAGATATTGAATAATCTGATTGGCAATAGTATTAAGTTTACCCATCAAGGCAGCGTTACCATACAAATTGATAATGCGCCGCAGGCAAGCCCCGGCGTTACCGACGTAGTTTTTACCATAACGGATACCGGTATAGGAATAGCCCCGGAAAGCCTACCTGATATTTTCGATCCGTTTATACAGGATATGCATCACCACAACACCATGGGCGGAACCGGGCTCGGACTGGCGATAACCAAACGCCTGGTTAACCTGCATAACGGCGATATTGATGTAACCAGTACGCTTAATAAAGGCACAAAGTTTACTATAAAAATACCTTTTGAGATTGTAGAGGTTAAAAAAATCAGTAACAATTCTGAAAAAAAACTGGAAAACCTATCAAACAACCTGAGCGACGTGCGCATACTTGTTGTTGACGACAATAAAATGAACTTGCTTATCGCGTCAAAATTCCTCAGAAAATGGGGAGCTATGGTTGATGAGGCAGATAATGGGCAAACAGCGGTTGAAAAGAGCGCCCAAACCACCTATAACATGATCATTATGGATTTGCAGATGCCGGTAATGGATGGGTTTGAGGCTACGCGGATCATTAAACAAACACATCCGCGGGTACCTGTTATAGCCCTTACCGCCGATGCCATGCCCGATACATACACAAAAGCGTTTGAGGCCGGAATGGATGATTATTTAACCAAACCCTTCCTGCCCGAGACGCTTTTTGAAAAGGTATCAAAGTATCGCCACATCATGGGCCCTATACTTTAA
- a CDS encoding citrate synthase: MAEIAQLIISENTHELPVITGSEGEKAIDISKLRDQSGYVTLDIGYKNTGATKSAITFLDGEKGILKYRGYSIEELAEKSTFIEVAYLLIYGELPTADQLKDFQYQLSRHTLVHEDMKKFFDGFPQRSHPMGQLSSLVCAMSAFYPDSLKSNQTAEEVNLSIVKMLAKMSTLVSWIYKKSLGHPYIYPQNKFDYVTNYLHMTFGQRTEQVEIDPVIVSAMNKLLILHADHEQNCSTSTVRIVGSSDSNIYASISAGISALWGPLHGGANQAVIEMLEKIQEDGGDTDKWIAKAKDKNDPFRLMGFGHRVYKNFDPRAKIIKKACDEILEKLGVNDEVLEIAKKLEEVALKDPYFVERKLYPNVDFYSGIIYRALGFPTDMFTVLFALGRLPGWIAQWKEMKENKEPIGRPRQIYVGETDRSYVELDKR; encoded by the coding sequence ATGGCAGAAATAGCACAACTAATTATAAGCGAAAATACCCACGAGTTACCGGTAATTACGGGCTCTGAAGGAGAGAAGGCAATCGATATTTCTAAGCTTCGCGATCAAAGCGGATATGTAACACTTGATATTGGGTACAAAAACACTGGCGCCACCAAAAGCGCCATTACTTTTTTAGATGGGGAAAAAGGTATACTTAAATATCGCGGTTATTCAATTGAAGAGCTTGCCGAGAAATCAACCTTTATTGAGGTTGCTTATTTACTGATTTACGGCGAACTGCCAACTGCCGATCAGTTAAAGGATTTTCAGTATCAGCTGAGCCGCCACACGCTGGTGCACGAGGATATGAAGAAATTTTTTGACGGCTTCCCGCAGCGTTCGCATCCGATGGGGCAGCTGTCATCTTTGGTTTGTGCCATGTCGGCCTTTTATCCTGACTCATTAAAAAGTAACCAAACTGCCGAAGAGGTTAACCTGAGCATTGTTAAAATGCTGGCCAAAATGTCAACCCTGGTATCATGGATCTATAAAAAATCATTGGGTCACCCGTACATTTATCCGCAGAATAAATTTGATTACGTTACCAACTACCTGCACATGACCTTCGGGCAGCGTACCGAGCAGGTAGAGATTGACCCGGTAATTGTAAGCGCCATGAACAAGCTGCTGATCTTACATGCCGATCACGAGCAAAACTGTTCAACATCAACCGTACGCATTGTAGGCTCGTCTGATTCAAATATCTACGCGTCAATTTCTGCAGGGATATCAGCGCTTTGGGGACCGCTGCATGGTGGCGCTAACCAGGCCGTTATTGAGATGCTGGAGAAGATTCAGGAAGACGGTGGCGATACCGATAAATGGATCGCCAAAGCAAAAGATAAAAATGATCCTTTCCGTTTGATGGGTTTTGGCCACCGTGTGTATAAAAACTTTGACCCTCGCGCCAAGATCATTAAAAAGGCTTGCGACGAAATACTGGAGAAATTAGGCGTGAACGACGAGGTGCTGGAGATTGCCAAAAAGCTAGAAGAAGTAGCGCTTAAAGACCCGTATTTCGTTGAGCGTAAGCTTTACCCGAATGTTGATTTTTACTCAGGCATTATCTACCGCGCATTAGGTTTCCCTACAGATATGTTTACGGTGCTGTTCGCACTTGGCCGTTTACCGGGATGGATAGCGCAGTGGAAAGAAATGAAAGAGAACAAAGAGCCTATCGGCCGCCCGCGCCAGATATATGTTGGCGAAACCGACAGAAGTTATGTTGAACTCGACAAGCGTTAA
- a CDS encoding ATP-dependent DNA helicase RecQ: MTIHSILKQYWKHDTFRPLQEDIINSVLAGNDTLALLPTGGGKSVCFQVPAMAMEGICIVVSPLIALMKDQVENLKTKGIEAVAIVSGMGKREIDIVLDNCIYGQVKFLYLSPERLLSELVRERVSYMKVNLIAIDEAHCISQWGYDFRPPYLHIADLRDIKPDVTVLALTATATTDVKEDIKQKLLFKSGCRVFQQSFERKNLCYVVQHTEDKLRKMLSVANGVNGSGIVYVRSRKETAELTRFFNDNGISAANYHAGMPMDQRALHQQEWKDNRIRVIVATSAFGMGIDKPDVRFVIHKDAPESLEAYYQEAGRAGRDGQKAYGVLLYNNNDRYKQERKFETSFPSVDEIKLVYHQLANQYQIAYGAGAGLSFDFDITDFCKRFNLDIFKTLNALKFLEQDEYISFNESVYLPSRYRFIVDNATLYGFQVANQGWDAFIKTLLRSYGGSFDSYVRIKEFDLARRTGMSVQQVIEGLKQLQDYKLINYLQQTDQPQITYLKPRLQASELYINRAYIEERKKIYHNKVEAVMAYATHQKCRSQMLLGYFDEDDARKCGVCDICLDEKRKRDNENIGEVLADEILQLVSIEPLTLNSLMSSLKKGNDNQKIGALRELLDSGRIKADGERYYV, translated from the coding sequence ATGACAATCCATAGCATATTAAAACAATACTGGAAACATGATACCTTTCGGCCGTTGCAAGAGGATATCATCAATTCGGTATTAGCCGGAAATGATACGCTGGCCTTATTGCCGACCGGCGGTGGTAAATCGGTATGTTTCCAGGTGCCCGCCATGGCTATGGAGGGTATCTGCATCGTGGTATCGCCCCTTATAGCGCTGATGAAGGACCAGGTAGAAAACCTGAAGACCAAAGGCATTGAGGCGGTTGCCATAGTATCGGGTATGGGTAAACGTGAGATCGACATCGTGCTGGATAATTGCATTTATGGCCAGGTTAAATTTCTGTACCTGTCGCCTGAGCGGCTATTGTCGGAGTTGGTGCGCGAGCGGGTGTCGTATATGAAGGTAAACCTGATCGCTATTGACGAGGCGCACTGTATATCGCAATGGGGTTATGATTTTCGCCCACCCTACCTGCACATTGCCGACCTGCGCGACATAAAGCCCGATGTAACAGTGCTTGCCCTTACCGCTACCGCTACTACCGATGTAAAGGAAGATATTAAGCAAAAGCTCTTATTTAAATCCGGATGCAGGGTATTCCAGCAAAGTTTTGAACGTAAAAACCTGTGTTATGTGGTACAACACACCGAGGATAAGCTGCGCAAAATGCTCAGCGTAGCCAACGGCGTTAACGGCAGTGGTATTGTTTACGTTCGCAGCCGCAAAGAAACCGCTGAGCTCACCCGTTTTTTTAATGATAATGGCATTTCAGCAGCTAACTACCATGCCGGTATGCCAATGGATCAGCGGGCTTTGCATCAACAGGAATGGAAGGATAACCGCATACGTGTTATTGTAGCAACCAGCGCGTTTGGTATGGGTATTGATAAGCCAGATGTTAGATTTGTGATACACAAGGACGCGCCCGAAAGCCTTGAGGCTTATTACCAGGAAGCTGGCCGTGCCGGTCGCGATGGGCAAAAGGCATACGGCGTATTGCTATACAACAATAACGACCGTTACAAGCAGGAACGAAAGTTCGAAACCAGCTTTCCTTCTGTGGATGAGATCAAATTGGTTTATCATCAACTGGCTAACCAATACCAGATTGCTTACGGTGCAGGTGCCGGCCTAAGCTTTGATTTTGATATAACCGATTTTTGCAAACGCTTTAACCTCGATATTTTTAAAACGCTTAACGCGCTAAAATTTTTAGAGCAGGATGAATATATCTCTTTTAATGAGAGTGTTTACCTGCCTTCGCGCTACCGTTTTATTGTTGATAATGCCACGCTTTATGGCTTCCAGGTAGCTAATCAGGGCTGGGACGCCTTTATAAAAACGCTGCTACGCTCCTACGGTGGTTCATTTGATAGTTATGTGCGCATAAAGGAGTTTGACTTGGCGCGCCGTACCGGCATGAGCGTGCAACAGGTTATTGAAGGATTGAAACAACTACAGGATTACAAACTGATCAATTATTTGCAGCAAACCGACCAGCCGCAGATAACTTACCTGAAACCACGTTTGCAGGCCAGCGAACTGTACATCAACCGTGCTTATATTGAAGAACGTAAAAAAATATACCACAATAAAGTTGAGGCGGTTATGGCTTATGCCACCCACCAAAAATGCCGCAGCCAAATGCTGTTGGGCTACTTTGACGAGGATGATGCCCGCAAATGCGGCGTTTGCGACATATGCCTCGATGAAAAACGCAAGCGCGACAATGAAAACATCGGCGAGGTACTTGCTGATGAAATTTTGCAGTTGGTGAGTATTGAACCCTTAACCCTCAACTCCCTGATGTCCTCATTAAAAAAAGGGAACGACAATCAAAAGATAGGCGCCCTGCGGGAATTATTAGATTCAGGCCGCATAAAGGCCGATGGCGAACGGTATTATGTGTAA
- a CDS encoding amidohydrolase family protein, translating into MKKVYPFLLFAVFSLSASAQKWNVENTSGQSKKVSITTDEGTWMNLDVSPDGKTIIFDLLGDIYSMPVTGGRATILAGGRAWEVQPRYSPDGKFISFTSDKEGGDNIWIMNSDGSNKHSITKENFRLLNNASWSPDGNYIVARKHFTGSRSLGAGEMWLYYRTGGDGVQLTRRKNDQQDAGEPVISPDGKYVYWSEDVTPGPFFQYNKDPYPGIYAIKRLNRQTGEIETVTGDAGGACRPELSPDGKLMAFVKRIRLKSVLYLRNLETGEEWPVYDSLSHDQQETWAIFGVYPSFSFTPDSKNIVFYAKGKIWNLDITSLNAVQIPFEVTTQQIVSESLHFQQKVFQDEFTVKMIRQLTTSPDGKLVAFNAAGHIYIKELPNGKPQRITNTADLEYEPSFSPDGKTLVYVSWTDELKGGINKIDLATKTVTRLTIDKGFYYSPKFNNKGDVIVYRKGEGNQDLGYAFGTNPGIYVLAVAGGTPRLVLDNGIRPQFSADDSKIYYQSSEDGRKAFKVMDLFGGNRHTLYTSTYATQFCPSPDGKWMAFTELYNCYITPMTQAGNPQELSAGNRALPLNKLTRDAGTYLHWSKDSQKLMWTLGPKYYARDINIAFPFTDANPDKAPAIDTNATADIGLKLKGDAPTGKIAFTNARIITMKGEEVITKGNIIVVNNKIAAIGKAADIAVPADAKVYDMEGKTIIPGLIDVHAHLHTSPDGVTPQQDWSYYANLAFGVTTSHDPSSNTEMVFSQNEMLRAGLMVGPRVYSTGTILYGADGDFKAVINNLDDARSTLRRLKAVGAFTVKSYNQPRREQRQQIIEAARELQMEVVPEGGSTFFTNMTQVIDGHTGIEHNIPVYPVYKDVRSLWNATKVGYTPTLIVSYGTQFGENFWYDRTEVWKNDRLISFTPPSMVDARSRRRTTSEYGDYGHIDVAKATKYIADGGTKVNLGAHGQMQGIGAHWELWMLAQGGMSPLQALRCATINGASYLGMDKEIGSLEPGKLADLVVLNENPLEDIRNSENIKYVMLNGRLYDSDSMNEIGNRDKPRLRFWWQMGRGGDMLNLPVNNTETYLFGTQDCD; encoded by the coding sequence ATGAAAAAAGTTTACCCCTTTCTTTTGTTCGCCGTTTTTTCGCTGTCGGCCAGTGCGCAAAAATGGAACGTTGAAAACACCTCGGGCCAATCAAAAAAAGTAAGTATTACTACTGATGAGGGTACTTGGATGAACCTCGACGTTAGTCCGGATGGCAAAACTATAATTTTTGATTTGTTGGGCGATATTTATAGCATGCCCGTTACCGGCGGCAGGGCTACCATATTGGCAGGTGGCAGGGCCTGGGAAGTGCAGCCGCGCTACAGCCCGGACGGTAAATTCATATCATTTACCAGCGACAAGGAAGGGGGCGACAATATCTGGATAATGAACAGCGATGGCAGCAATAAGCACTCCATCACTAAAGAGAACTTTAGGTTGCTGAACAATGCATCCTGGTCTCCGGATGGTAATTATATAGTAGCCCGCAAGCACTTCACCGGTAGCCGCTCCTTAGGAGCCGGCGAAATGTGGTTGTATTACCGCACGGGCGGAGATGGTGTGCAGCTTACCAGGCGAAAGAATGACCAGCAGGATGCAGGCGAGCCGGTGATATCGCCCGATGGAAAATATGTTTACTGGAGCGAGGATGTTACGCCGGGGCCTTTTTTTCAATATAATAAGGATCCATATCCGGGCATTTATGCCATTAAACGCCTTAACCGCCAAACCGGCGAAATTGAAACTGTTACCGGCGATGCCGGTGGCGCCTGCCGCCCGGAACTGTCGCCTGATGGTAAACTAATGGCCTTCGTTAAGCGCATACGGTTAAAGTCGGTTTTATACCTGCGTAACCTGGAAACAGGCGAGGAGTGGCCTGTCTATGATAGCCTCTCGCACGATCAGCAGGAAACATGGGCCATTTTCGGCGTTTACCCGAGCTTTAGCTTTACGCCTGACAGCAAGAATATCGTGTTTTACGCCAAAGGCAAAATCTGGAACCTGGATATTACCTCGCTGAATGCTGTGCAAATACCATTTGAAGTAACTACGCAGCAAATCGTGTCGGAATCATTGCACTTTCAGCAAAAAGTATTTCAGGATGAGTTCACGGTAAAGATGATACGGCAACTTACAACATCGCCTGACGGAAAGCTGGTTGCATTTAACGCAGCCGGGCACATCTACATAAAGGAATTACCTAACGGCAAACCGCAGCGTATAACCAACACTGCTGACCTGGAATATGAGCCAAGCTTTAGCCCCGACGGTAAGACGCTGGTTTACGTAAGCTGGACGGATGAACTGAAGGGCGGCATCAACAAAATTGACCTGGCTACCAAAACAGTTACCCGCCTTACTATTGATAAAGGTTTTTACTATTCGCCAAAATTTAACAACAAGGGTGATGTTATTGTGTACCGTAAAGGCGAGGGTAACCAGGATTTAGGATATGCCTTTGGCACCAACCCGGGCATATATGTATTGGCGGTAGCCGGCGGCACGCCACGATTGGTGCTTGATAACGGTATCCGCCCGCAATTTTCTGCCGATGACTCTAAAATATATTACCAAAGCAGCGAGGATGGCAGAAAGGCTTTCAAGGTGATGGATTTGTTTGGCGGTAACAGGCATACGCTATACACATCAACCTATGCAACACAATTTTGCCCGAGTCCAGATGGTAAGTGGATGGCCTTTACCGAGTTATATAATTGCTATATTACGCCGATGACGCAGGCGGGTAATCCGCAGGAATTATCAGCGGGTAACCGGGCTTTGCCTTTAAATAAATTGACTCGCGATGCCGGTACTTACCTGCACTGGAGCAAGGACAGCCAGAAACTTATGTGGACGCTAGGCCCCAAATATTACGCACGCGATATCAATATAGCTTTCCCATTCACAGATGCCAACCCTGACAAAGCGCCCGCTATTGATACCAATGCCACGGCAGATATCGGCCTCAAATTAAAAGGAGATGCCCCGACCGGGAAAATTGCGTTTACTAATGCCCGCATCATTACCATGAAGGGTGAGGAAGTCATCACAAAAGGGAACATCATTGTTGTAAATAACAAAATAGCCGCCATTGGCAAAGCTGCCGACATTGCCGTACCTGCTGATGCCAAAGTGTATGATATGGAAGGCAAAACCATTATACCGGGTTTGATTGATGTGCATGCGCATTTGCACACCAGCCCCGACGGGGTAACACCGCAGCAGGACTGGAGCTATTATGCCAACCTGGCTTTTGGCGTAACTACCTCGCATGATCCATCGAGCAATACGGAGATGGTATTTAGCCAGAACGAGATGCTGCGCGCAGGCCTGATGGTGGGACCAAGGGTATACTCAACCGGTACTATATTATATGGTGCCGACGGCGATTTTAAAGCGGTGATCAACAATCTGGACGATGCGCGCTCAACCCTGCGCAGGCTGAAAGCGGTGGGCGCATTCACGGTAAAAAGTTATAACCAACCACGCCGCGAGCAGCGGCAGCAGATAATTGAGGCCGCCCGCGAGCTGCAAATGGAAGTGGTGCCGGAGGGCGGCTCAACATTTTTTACGAATATGACGCAGGTGATTGACGGCCATACCGGCATTGAGCACAACATACCTGTTTACCCGGTTTACAAAGATGTGCGCAGCTTATGGAACGCCACCAAAGTAGGCTATACACCAACGCTGATTGTAAGCTACGGAACCCAGTTTGGCGAGAACTTTTGGTATGACCGTACCGAGGTTTGGAAGAATGACCGCCTGATCTCATTCACGCCGCCATCAATGGTTGATGCCCGTTCGCGCAGGCGTACTACCTCAGAGTATGGCGATTACGGGCACATTGATGTAGCAAAGGCGACTAAATACATAGCTGATGGCGGCACAAAGGTAAACCTGGGTGCACATGGCCAGATGCAGGGCATAGGCGCGCACTGGGAACTTTGGATGCTGGCACAGGGCGGCATGTCGCCATTGCAGGCCTTGCGATGCGCTACTATAAACGGCGCTTCTTATCTGGGCATGGATAAGGAGATAGGGTCACTCGAGCCGGGTAAACTTGCCGACCTGGTGGTGCTTAACGAAAATCCGCTTGAGGATATCCGCAATAGCGAGAACATTAAATACGTAATGCTGAATGGTAGGCTATACGACTCCGACTCGATGAATGAGATAGGGAACCGCGATAAGCCCCGCCTGCGTTTTTGGTGGCAAATGGGTCGTGGCGGCGATATGCTTAACCTGCCTGTAAACAATACCGAAACTTATTTATTTGGTACGCAGGATTGTGATTAG